A stretch of DNA from Catharus ustulatus isolate bCatUst1 chromosome Z unlocalized genomic scaffold, bCatUst1.pri.v2 scaffold_29_arrow_ctg1, whole genome shotgun sequence:
TTCTGCCCAGGGATGAGCTGAGCAGAAAGACCAAAATCAGCTGGGGAGAACAAAACAATACTACAATTAGGAAACCAAGCAAAAGAACTCCCCACTGTAAGTCTGAGAGTGCGCTGTTCAGTCTCCCTTCCCTGCTAAaatctgtccctgctctgttttcacAAAACTTCAGGCAAGGAAGTATGGAATTGGCCACTTCAAAAATCCCCACGTTATTTACACTGCCCCCAGCAGTGGATTTTATTCCCCTGAAGATTTAAATTGTTGCTCCATCCCCctggaagggacacacacacaaagcagtGCCTCTCTGGACAGCTTGTTCCTCTGTGCATGTCGCAACTGTGTCTTCAGCTTGCAGCAGAGGTCCCtgcactgccaccagcaccacttTGGGGGAACCAGCAGTCATTCAAAAGCAGCTCCACACCCTACATCTGCAGAACCCCTGCAGCTGACCAGGAATGTACTGACCCAATTTGACAGAGCCATCAGTTCTGAGAAGGATGTTGCAGCTTTTCACATCTCGGTGGATCACAAGATTCGAGTGAAGAAAATCCAGTCCTTGCAggcactgagagagaaaacagaaacaggagGGTGTCACATTACTCACTTTTCAGAAGCAAATGCCATTTGGGGTGAGCTATTATCCTTTTCAGCTGAGGACTGGGAGAAATGAGTATTTCTTTTTGCCATTACTTTCATATTCTGCCACCAATACCTTTGTTTTTGCAGACAAGGAATGCAGTGCAGACAGGTTCAAGGTAAACATTTAGAGAGGCAAGGTGgaaaacagcaaacacaaataTAAGAGACAGAGCAAGACTTTAACAGCAGGTGATCAGAGTGTAAGAACAGAGTACAGTGAATGCGGGCACATTGCCACGCAGTTCACTTGAAATGCTCTTGCATTCCCATAGCATTCTAgtaacacagaaacaaagcCTGGCACGTGAAATCTCTCCAGTACTGAGCCCCAGTTTCCCAGACAATCCTGCCCAAGCCCTGGGAAGCACAGGCAGCATCCCTGACCTCCTGACTGACAGCTGCAATCTCCCCTTCAGACATGTGAGTCTTGCTGATGACATCGCTCAGAGTGCCTCCATCCATGTACTCCATAACCAGCCAGAATTGTTTATCCACAAGGTAgctgaaagaaggaaacaagGGTGTGGATATGAATATGCATGGCTACGTTGTTGTTTGGAAAAGACAAGGGTTGATTCTTGTTTCCGGGTCCCTTTGTGACAAGGACAGAATAAAAGGAATAGACATTCCCTCTAGGTTGTGCAGTGTCTGCAGTCTGTGCTGTATCAAGGACAATGACACGTCTGTGAAAAAGGAGATGTGTTAGATGGCCAGCAAGCGAAATATGTAGTTTAGTAACAGCCCAGATGAAAAACCTGTTATGCCTGGTATTTCTGGAAATAAGCACCTAATGTTCCTGGCATGCACAGCAATGGATAAAAGGGAACACAATCTGAGGGAAATCCTCTCCAGGATGATTGGTCATCGTGTCAGTGACTTGAAAATACTCAAGCCTCATAACATCATGAAGGCAGTGAACTTACAGGCTACTGATGTACTACAGTAGGACTGATCCCGGTTTTTGGTCAATTTTTAAACTATCTGTGCCGGGGAAGACTCATGCAGACAAGATGCACTCTCTTCCCATCCATTGGAGATGAACAGAGAAATAATGATTATAATTAATAGCTCTATTTTCTGCCTGTGACCAAAGtgggtttttaatttctcatgtCTGTGGTACATAAACGAACATTCATAGAGTAAGACCATGACTACTCACCTGTCTAAATAGTTGACCAGGTTGGGATTTCTATTCTTCTTCATGACCATGAGTTCATTGATGGTCACTTCCTTACTTGTCAGTCCttgaagatttattttctttatggcCACCTAAAATGACATTGAAAATCAGTAAGTGGACAAGTTGGAGGCAGGAGACCACAGTGCACATGGAGTGAGTGATTTTGCAATGACACAGCCAAGGTTAGCCAAAGTGCCTTGAGACTGGACATTGGAGTAATTAAAAACTGACATTCCAACAGCCCATTGCTCCCTTGGGGGCCAGTTACAGGACACCAGTTACAGGACACAAGTTGTCCATTTGGTAACAAAGATGCCTCAACTATCACCCGTAAAGCTCTGACAacattctctgctgctttgtgtgggcttcaaaacaaatacagtaatttcacgaccataaggcgcactgaattataaggcacacctccgggagtcagcaaattttgcaactttgtacattgcATAAGGCACAATGGACTATAAGgcaccctttttttttgccaagaaGATCCGtgctgcatgcaacaaagtaactaattagtaatggaatcccaaGATagtggagtttactggcaggtgctcaatttgcaaacatttttcacagattggtgtagcctttaaacgcagccccaagcgccctccccatgtgcgggccccggcactcccgcccgccctcagtgccagctggcgaggcggggctcggAGCGGCCGTGGCTCGTGGTGGTTTGGGGCTGCCACGGCTTGCAGCCGTGGcacgcacttctgggttgggtCAGGGTGACCGCGGCTCGCAGCTTCTGTggcagcccgctccctccctcacCACGCTGCCCCAGCGCTCCTGGTGCCCTGTGCCACGCTGGGAGTTCGGCGCAACCCCAGCACTCCGGGAGCCGCATGCCGCTCTGGCAGCGCCGTGCTCCCTGGGCGCTCCAGGAGCCATGTGCTGCTTTGGGAACCCTGCGCTCCCCCGGGCTTTTCCCCCATGCTGGCGCAGCCCCGATGCTGGCGGGTTTGCCCCGCACTGGCGCTGCCCCAATGCTGCCGGCTTTTCCCCACCACCCGGGCTGCGCCACCAGGCTTTCCCCCCatgcctgggctgctccaccGCCGCCAGCTTTCCCCCTGCACCGGggctgccccagtgccaccGGGTTCacccagcccggcactgcctCGATTCTGCcgggctcgccccggcccagcgctggTCCaatgccgccgccgggcgggctctgctcgtctcaggactgttgcgggctcgcacttccgggttggcagatttccgaactttgtccatacataaggcacactggactataaggtacacttcCGAGTTAGGGggagaattttagtcaaaagggtgcgccttatagtcgtgaaattacagcAATCAGTGCCTTGGTACTCTATGGATACATTCTGGGCTATAAGCAGGGTTTAGGGCTTTTAGAGACAACTTGCAGAGCTCTCCCTGTGTGCACTTCTcaagtgcagcactgcaggtggcaAAGAAGCTACCAGTAACATTCAGATGTATTCGCTGGCAACCAGAAATGAGACTACAGCTCTGAAGCTGAAGCCACAAAGAGCAGTGAGATGCTCTAAGGCACCACCTTTGTTTTAGCAATTGACAGGGAGTGAGCGCATCCTTCTCTGAAAGGAACCGCTGCCCTCCTCGCCTTCCTCCTGGCAGCTGAGAAGGACAACGACTGTCCCAAATGTAATTTGTAGGATGGCACCAGTCTGTGCTTCTTGTGCCTTTACTGCACAGCTCTACCCAAAActccagccacagctcacaccagagGGGAAAGCCCTTGAGAGCTGCAGAGTCTGCAGGGGCTGTTGACATTTACCTCTTCACCTGTAGCAGTGTCAAATGCTCTACAAACCTCTCCAAAAGTcctagaaataaaacaaaacaaagaaaggagaagCCATTTAGAATTTGGAGTGAAAGCCAGCCCAGACAGCAGATCTTAGCTGTAAGTGCCGAAaacctgcaggatgcaggaggggTGTACCAGAAGGCAGATGATGCATTTTCAAGTGCATGGGCACAGGGCTTGTTCCTGGACTGTTGGGGTTTACTGCCTCAGCTCAAAAAGAGAGCTTATTCTTTCATCTCTGGTTTCAGTTTCTAAACTGTGCAGTTCTTATCTCACCACagagttttttccttcagcaagCCCTTGGAAAGAAATGTTCCTGAGAACTATTTTCTTATGGCTAGGACAGGGGGATAGTTGCCCCTACTATAGGGGTAGGTTGCTCTTTCTGGCAATGAAGATCGAAGTGTCTTTGACCATACCTTCTGATCACATTGGAAAATTCTGACTAGCACTCAGTGGTCGAGCAGTCTAACCTCATTGTCTGAATACGTTTGCAACTCGCCTGAGTTCACACTTAGTAGATATTCCACCAGCAAATCCCCTGCCCCATGGTTGTGTAGGAGTAACTGTGGTCGGACTCACCCGCTGccaatattttccatttccatgtaTTTCATCATGGGATTGCCCATATTCACCATTTTgcctgaggaaaacaaaatgcaagatGCTCACTTGAAAGCAGAGATCCCAGCTTCCAGCAGATACAAAAGGCAGCCCCAGAGTCTCCATCTCTGAGCCCTTTGTGGTCAGCTGGATAACAACAGCAggaacaacaataacaacagcaacaagataggcagctctgcagcacagatggCCACCAGAGAGACTGATTTTGGACAGGCGTTTGAAGAGCTCTCTTGCCAGGAAACAAAGCACAGGGAGATACATTCCCAGGAGAGAAGGGCATCTTCTCCACCTTGCAGCAATTTGCCAGAAGAATGCCTTTCCATTTGTAAACCAGAGCAGCTCATGCTAGAAGCAATCCCAACGGGGCTTTCAGCATCAGGACCCTCACCCTTTGTGAACAGGCTGAGCTCAAAGATGGCCTTGCCTGTGCCCCGTGTGAAGAGCCACACTGCTTCTCTTCACGCTGACTGCGTGGATCAGTCACTCCCATTGGACTTGCCCTCTCAGCACTGCACACGTCCCCATCTTCCCAGTTGGGTACAGCGGGCAaggacagcaaggacagcagtgCTCCTCTGGCCCGGCGTGACACgcacagctgcccagaggagATGCTGACCCTCTGGTGAGTCCAGGCCCTGCAATGCAGACGCCGGCCCAGACGAGGGGCTGCTGCTCGGGGTAGTTCCGCGCTGCAgtggccaggcagcagcaggactctGCCAGCTAAGGAAGGCTCCGGCCTCTGCAGCCACACCAgccaccagggcagggcagctaCCACAGCAAGGCTGGCAAAGCCCAAGCAGGAGCACTGACAAGCAATGGGAAGAAGCTACAGGCAGCCTGAGCTCCTTACAAGCTGCTGCCCCCATTCAGGACTCAACAGGATTGGCATGGAGATCAGACACACCGAGGTGCAGATCAGTGCCCTTCTTGTCCCAACAGGTGATGGTAGACACAGAATGAACTGGGCTCTGTTCTCAGCCCCACAAGGTCTTACATGGTAGCACAGCACTGGCAGGTGTTAGACACAAGAAGCAGAATAAGTGAGTTATGCTGCAGAATCATAAAGGGCTTGATGAGTTTTCCTAGAGACTCATCTGAGCAGGGATTGGGGCAATCGGTAGGATTTTAACAGAcatgggaataatggggaatCAGGTATGAAAAAGTGCCATGGATCTGAGGAATAAACAGCTCAGTGGCTGGAGGCTCACTCCTGAGAAATGCCTGCAGTGCAGTTTTATCTGATCATACCACATTGATGTTGCTCTTGGTAACATCTTGATAAGCATAAAATGAGGATATTAAATACAGATTGTTATACAGgtatcttgtttttctttggggCCACAGTAAAAACACATCTTGCTCTGTATTTGTGCTGTCCCTTGATGTTGTTTCAAAGGTGTTCTCCTTTGAGTAGGACAAAAATTTTTTACAACAGTCCATGACACCAGTAACACACCTGTGGCAGGAGAGCTCCTTTAGTATGGAGGACAATAAAAAACAACTCCAcggaaagaaaaatcacacccaaaaaacttccaaaagcaaattttaaaaaccccaagccAGTCTGAGCTGCCCTCAGAGGCAATGGGAACATCCAGGACCCTCTCTTGCTGCCTCAGAACACAGCAGTTCCTCTGGGGAGTCCTAAATGTCCCTGCAACACCAGATTCAGGAGGAACATTTGGTACAGCTGTGCTGACACATGCAGACGACACACCGTCCCTCAGACAAGAAATCACCAGACATACTCAGTAGCTCCAGGAACTTCTCCTCAATCTCCTgtttctgagcagctgcagccacactgGACCTAAACGATCTGAAAAGGCTCCACTTCTCAGGTTGGGAACTGGGGGCATCATGAAAcaacactgctgctgcaccaaTTTGCATGAGAGAGCTTGTGTAGATCTGGGAGAAGAAATGAGGTTGTGTCAGAAAGGCGGCTGGCACAAATTGCCCTGAGATCTCATTTCAAATGCAAGCCCTTAGGAAGGTGCTGTCAACCACATGCAGGGCAACAGCTGAGATTCAGCAGCCCAGGAAGTGtccttcagagcagctgtgataGAGACTAAAGCAGGATGGCACTCAGAGGCATCACCCaccccctgctgctctgcacagcaaaggCAAGATGGGCAGAAAGCACCAGTTTGGTGACTGCAGTGGCTATCACTCTTTCACTCACTGGCTTTTCTAGAGCCTCTTGCTCCTGAAGGAGATTAATTTCCTCtttgacatttttcatttcttcctccAGCCTCTTCTGCCTTGCCTTGAGCTTAGCCTgagtttcctgcagctctgtgggcagcTTCTTATTGAAGTTCTGTAAACAGCAAGAGAGAGAATGTTTCTTGAGCGGAGTGGCAGCCACTCTTACCCTCACCTGGTTTTGTAGATCACCCCTCTGTCGGTGGAGATTCCAGTGATCTTGAATTCTTCTCATGTCTTCCTTGTTCCTCCTCTTCACTGTCATGATGGGAATCTGATCTTCAGGCAGTTCTGCTTGTGGATCTGCCTTGACATTCTGTAAACACAAATGCAGAGTAAGtcacagggagctgccaccaggctcagctttttcctctttcagccTCCAAATCTAATTCATTCAGTCACTTCTTTCTGCTTCCCTACCCACCTCTGCTTCCATTGTAAccctcctgtcccagtgctgatcTCTGCAGATTACAAGGCTCTGTGCTTGCAGTGCCTGTGGGACTCCTGGCCTCCTCAGTCCCAAGAGCTCTGTTCCATGCCCCTGTTCCTGCCCTTCACTCTGTCACCTGCTGAGCCAGGCTTACCTGGTCattctcctgcagctcttccacctgctgcctcagctgctcttcctgctcccagcctgggaacAGTTCTCCCTGAGTCTGGCTTGGCACCTCTGATAAAGCAATCTGCTCATGCTCTTTCTCCAGAAGGGCCTGCAGAGAAAGCCAGAGAAGATGTGGTTCAACTTCCCATACAGCACTTGTGGGCCAAGTCTCTAAGCCTCATGGGCTCACACGTTCCCaaagctctgtcctgctgctctcctgggtCATTCTCTGCCCATGGGGAGGTACAGATTCCAAAGTGACACTGGCAGTACAATCAGGGTCCACCTGGGACTGAACCTCCAACAGCCTCTCAGGCAGCTGACAGGGAAGGGGTGGCATTTCTCAAGGCTCTGCTGAGGGCCTCCCTCCCcttctgctgtgtcccctgtcctttGTGACTgacacccagccctgtcccacagctccatcctggctctgcaggtggcTTCCAGTGTGGCCTCACTCCTTGTGAGAGACACTTCTGGAGTTCATGTTCTCTTCAGGCCTGCACCAtcattcctgcctttctgaCATCTACACTCTTGTTAGATATCCTGCCCATTCAGGAGATCAGGATGCATGCACAGATCCTCTGATGCAGGTCAGAGAGCCTCTACAGCCACCTCAGTATTTGGAGGAGGACCAAGCTGGttattcttcctcttttgtCAACTGAGAATTCTTTCATGCATGTATGACCAAAGTCAGTAAAACCCACCTGGAACATAAGATTGTTTCACCTCACtaggaaaggcagaaatttaCAGGGTAAACAGTGGGGTTCAGGGCAGACAAGACCGGAGGAGGAGAAGCCCttttgatttaccaaaatatgagtattggcctaataccgatactcagctgtgacggacaaaagactctctaacaatttaaagttagaaatttttattcagcgctgggcagcagcgtggggtagccccctaatatgcactgcaaaattacaggtggtcacagagccAATTTATTGACAAAAGCTTTAAATAATTACATATTCATAATAACAGCCTGTCCCATTCCTcgcttcctatggtaattagcttttaagcatgcgtggttggcttcttgaattaagttGGGagtcgtttttgtggggaggggtcttaaaaggaggaagtaaggctAGTCTTCCTCACTCTGAACTCTCAACATTTTCTAtcaatgaaaatacaaatagcTATTGGGGCAACtccaatttttcaaataataggtttctggttgcgattgttcATGTTGTCTGGACCTACccactagtttcatcctttcccattgcaagcacggctaagcaaacagaaaatgacaggcaatcaattatttaagtttcaaaTAACTgtctcaagcccagtttcttctaacttttaactaaaatcctaatttcttttatATTAGTGTTTCACTTTGAGGATAAAAAACAGCCATCTCTGGAGGGGGAAACATCTGCCTGCCAAGACTTTTTGGACAGAACATGTCTCTCCCTCTGAAAGGATGCCTTTAGGTGAACTTTGCCCATCCAGATGCTCAGCTGGGAAGATtcagatagatagatagatagacagacagatagGCAGACAGATACGTGGATAGACAGATGGATAaacagatagatagatagatctCACTATTATAATCTCTCTCTTACTATACTTTCTGGCACTACACACATCTACACTCAGTAGATgtgcagaacagcagaaatCCTGAACTTGCTCTCTTGCTTCAATCAACGACACCCTTGAGGAATCTGGAGCATGTAGATCCTTTTGGAATGCAGTCAGACCTagagcactgccctgggaacTGCACTCTTTGTGCATCTGTGCTTGGGCAAGTTCTGTTGGTCACAACCACACTGATGGTGCTAAAGTGGCTGTAATCAGAAATgaagcccagcccctcccagctcctctgatcTCTGAGGATCAGTTGGAATGCAAGGGTATTGATTACCTGCTCAATTCCCAAACACAACACATACTGATCCCCTGGGCTACCAAAAGGCACAGGCAGTGTTAACCTGAAAGTGATGTGCAAGGTGCTACTGATTGGCCTGGCACCAGAACAAAAGCACCTTTTCTTGCTagtcaaagagaaaacaaagaggcCTTCTCCTCCTAGCAAATCAACAATACAACAAACCAAACGATCAAAGTGTCACGTACCCCAGAGTCTAAAGCATCTGGATGCTCTGAGGGGATGCTTGGCATGGGAACAGCCCTTGTGGGAAGCACTGTCATCCTGGCATTTCTGGAACTGTGTCTGTAAGGTCCCTCATGAGCCAccctttccccaggctaaaTCTTCCTCATCACCCCCTCATTCAGCTTGTGCTCCCACCTCTCCCCACCTCCCTGGCCCTTCTCTGGATACGCtgcagcacctcaatgtctttctgcttcacagaggcccagaactgcacacagcactccagttgcggacacagcagtgcccagcacagggcacagggcactgccctgctcctgctgcccccctgttgctgacacaggccagcatgcccttggccttcttggccacctgggcacacgcTGCCTCATCTTCAGCTGCTGttcactgccagccctggatCCTTTAATTCCAGGCAGCTCCCCAGATTCTAAGTTGCACATTTGACTTAAAATACAGCATGTGGAATTTCAAgatgtctttcctgtgcttaGCAACACAAGACAGCAGTCAAGAACTTGCAGCTTCACCCTGACTTGGGACTCCAATGCAGTTTTCAAAGCTGCAGACTTCACCACAAAATGTATCAACAGAGACTTGCCTCTTCTAGTTTTTGCCCCAGAAGAAAGGTTCAGAAGTATGCACTTCGTTTCTTCTGCCACAAGGGACAAGAATGGCCCCCAACAGCTTCATGGACAATTTAATCATCTCTTTGCACCTTATCAAAAGCCAAAAGACAGGTGGGCCAAAAGACTCAATAGTAGTGAAGAATTACTCAAAAAAACTGCAGAGCAGTTCCACAAGGGCCAAACACAGGGTTTctagaaagggaaaacaaacaaacaaaaaccttgTGATCTCCAGCAGTACCATGTGTCTTTggccacagcactgcagaagccAAGAGACAGAGCTTCACTGAGGCAAGGAGCCAGATGCTCACCCAGAGGCACCAGCTCTTTGGTACCTTGACATTAAAGATCAAAATCCAGTTTCCTGCTCTCACTGGCTGAAGGGAATTGCTAACTCCTGCCAGGACTCCAGCACTTAGCATCCTCAGCCACCAACAGCAAGCGCTAGCTGGTCAGGAGCTTacagctctctcctgcagtAAAGACAGCACCAGCCACAATTGGAACTTACTGGCTGAGAATATTCAGTctgtgctgtgactgcagcTGGAGGCTTGTGGTCATTTTGTTCCTCTTTGGCCTCTtctccagaagcagcagaagccaGAGGAGAGTCTGCTGTGGGTTCTGTGCTCTGTGGACAGAGAGAGCATGAGGGACAGGGAGTTACCTAACATTTATAACCtaatttctgttctgctctACAACCAGGTCTACTAAGGGCAAATCATAAACATTGACAGCAATGGGATTCTAAGTCATTCCCACTAAATTGAAATGGGCTGAATCAACAGTATTGAAAATTGCTCTGAATTAGATATTTCACCCTGGCTACTATCAGCAAGCAATGTTCTTTCTGCAAAACCGGGACATCAGCTCTTTTAAagttctgaaatggaaaattaggAAATTGCCAGCAATGCCTTTGCTATTGCTGCTTCACACATGGAAATAGATTTTCTCTTAGCCTCCTCAACTGGCCCTCTACACCCTACTGCCACAGGCCAAGCTCACACCTTCCTTCAACATTCTTAAACACCAGGAACATCAAAAGTTCCTTTCTCACTCACCTCAGGTTCAGCACGTCTGAATACACATCTCAGGTGtcctgcagtgggcagggaaaatgaattaaattcTTTGATAAAACTGGAGAGAACCATAACATTTGTAGAAGGCCATCAGAGAAGGTCTCCCAGGTTGTCCTGCTTGACCCAGCAGACTGAGGAAATGACAGACTGCTGCCACAGACTCTCCCATGGAGGGAATGCAATCCCTGCAGGATCCCTTGCAaatgctgcctgcagccccctggCTACAGACAGTCTGGTTTTGGCAGAAATTTTTGATAGGAGCTTTACCAAACCAATGGCATCCTAATGctctttctgtttcaaaacCAACCCAGTCACTAAGAGAGAGCAGGAAGACACACAAAAGCCTGGGTAAGTTACACTCAAGGAATATCTCTACTCACGTCCCAGGTGAGTCAGGTAATAGCTGGAATAACCAATGCCATAAAcagtgcaaactgcagcagcaatttGTTGAATCATTGTTGCACTGCTGGGCAAGTTTGGAACACAAGAGAAAATAAGGCTCTTGTCATTGTGCAGCTGCCCACTGACAAAaagcaggatgctgctgcacTGAGCACGCCCAAGGGCGGCTCTGGCACTGAAACCTTCCGTGCACCAAGGCAACCTTCTGATGTCAGCACAGCAACGTGGCAACCATGCCCTGACATCACAAAGCAAACGATCTGCACTGGTTTATGGATTTATGCAAAGCAGCCCAACCTTCCctaaagcaaacacaaaatagCCTGGGAAGTTCTCCTCTGGCACAAAGTAGCACAAACTGCCCTGGTGGGCCAAGCCCTGTTGTTCAAGGGATCCAAGAGCAACTCCAAGAGTGCCCCAAGCACCCACAGCCTGTACCTGAACTGAGCACTCAGATGGGACCAAAGCAAAGGAAACCAGACCAAGAAAATGGCCCAAAGCATTGCACAGAACTAGGGGAGAAGGCACTGTTGGCATAAGAGCTGAACTAATTTCTAACAAATGTCTTCACATATTTGCACATTTATTGAACATGCCCAGGGCTCCACCATAGCACATGTCTGCCTCTGCCTTTATTCTTTTGCCAGTGTTTGACACTGGCCAAACACCTGGTACCCATTAAAGTAATTTGTTTATCTTCTTCTGCTAGAGTTGAGCAGaggagaggcaaaaaaaaaaaaaaaaccaaaaaaaactaAGGAAGGGCTCATGACTTGAGATAAGGAGTGGGAGAAAAAATTCTAGGGCAAAACGGGTTCAAATTTAGGTGATAAATTAAACCTATTAACACAGTCAGAGgagaataatgagaaataaaaataggcctttaaaacaccttcttttcccccagcccctccctccatTCCACCAAAAGCACAGGAAGACAGGGTATGGGGGTTTTGGTCACTTCATTACTTGACATCTTTTTTGTTCCCTCAgggagagtacagtaatttcattattacaagatgcactgactataagccgcatcgccgggtgtcggcaacattttgttctttgtccatgcataagccgcacttgattataagccactctgttgttcgcagtgaggacctgtgtgcaacaaagttgccaaatagtaacagaattatgggattgcggggtttactggttcggctccggccgggcgggctcggcccgctcgtGACTGCAGACGGGGCTGCTCGGCGGGACCGCTTGGGACTGGCCGCCACTGCTGTCAGGCTCACTCACCCCGGCCCAACGCTGTGCCACAGTGGCAGGGGGGCagggagcccgctggcacccacagtggtagcggcaggaggggacggagcctgcctggtcctgcggcagcggcggcaggtgGTGGCGGGAGGCCCCAGCTCCCCCCTGGGCCACGGGGCCGGCCGGAGGGAGCTCCCGCCTCCCCCCCaagccatggggatggcagcacagagccccccgtATCCCCCCTAGCTGCAGGGATTGTAGGAGGaagcccccgcctccccctcgagatgcggggatggcagcacagagcctcccgcctctcccccaccccgtgctgccagcacggagcccacctccacccactgcacaacagagtaacctatttgtaacaatcacacaatcacctggcaggtgctcggctcggcatctcggctgcacttctgggattggaaatttcagaaaatttttcacatattagccgctcctgagtgtaaaccaCATTTCCGGGATGGGagcaaaattgtagtcaaaatggtgcggcttataatcatgaaattacagtaggttttttcagctgtttcatGGGTTAATGCCATGGGCAAACAGTGATCCCAAATCTGTTGTGGCATGGATCACTCATCCACACGGTACAGCCTTTTTAGAATAGGCTGCTGTAGTTTGGAAGCAAGGCCTCTCTATCTCTGAAAGCAATAGCCCTCTCTCTTTTTAGGCATCCCACTAAACCACAGCTTTCTCTAACAtcaacctgctccagtgtgagcaCTTTTCTCCTTGGCTGCAAGTGGATTTCTGCATCCCC
This window harbors:
- the LOC117011202 gene encoding serine/threonine-protein kinase PAK 3-like yields the protein MEAENVKADPQAELPEDQIPIMTVKRRNKEDMRRIQDHWNLHRQRGDLQNQNFNKKLPTELQETQAKLKARQKRLEEEMKNVKEEINLLQEQEALEKPIYTSSLMQIGAAAVLFHDAPSSQPEKWSLFRSFRSSVAAAAQKQEIEEKFLELLSKMVNMGNPMMKYMEMENIGSGTFGEVCRAFDTATGEEVAIKKINLQGLTSKEVTINELMVMKKNRNPNLVNYLDSYLVDKQFWLVMEYMDGGTLSDVISKTHMSEGEIAAVSQECLQGLDFLHSNLVIHRDVKSCNILLRTDGSVKLADFGLSAQLIPGQNQRCSVTGTSEWMAPEVVTGQPYGPKVDIWSFGIVGIEMVEREVPYWNETPVSPQYLTAEGRTPQLRQPKLFSPLLRDFLHCCLQTNEARRWSAKELLQHQFVTSAKPASSLAALILSLKK